The window ACTAAAGCAAATAGTACACAAGCACAATGTCAAACCAGTACCACAGCCAAAACTCTTTTTTGGATGGTATTTCCACATGATGTGCCTTCTTCAATACGCTTATTCAACAAAAAGTATGAACAAATCCCTCTTAAATGAGTCCAACAACAATATATGTCCACTAAGCAACCAGCCTAACATTAGAATGTCTACATCCAAACACCCACTGATTTAACGTCACTATCACAACCTCtataagtgaaaaagaaattgTAGTCTTGCGCGACTTTATCTCCCAATTCAAAGTAAATGTACCCAGAAGAAATTGAATTTATTCAATCATGAGAGCAGAACCGGAAAGCATCAAGAAATCGTTAAGAAGATGAGTCAGAATGAGAAATAGGACAAACATATGTAAACCAGGTCAGAAAGGCTATATCAACCACTATATTTGCAATTGCTCCTATTTGTTATAAAATTCTGTTAGTTAATCAAGAAACTGTCACAGCAGAAGGTTTATTGTGGAGGGAAATCACTGTCTCAAAAGCTCCCACTAAAGCTTTAACCTTGCTCTTCCCGGTTTCAACAAGCTTACTCGCCGTCTCTTCAATCACATTATTCAACAAACCCTGCACATCTTTCTTTTCTTGCACATCTGGATGCCTCAAAACAATTTTTCCAGAGATAGGGATGGTATTACTTTTGTCAccatcaactcttttctttttaaagattctctttcttataTTGCTATCCTGGCTTTCACCCACATGTCGTCCCCATCTAAATGTCAGCCTCCTAGGGCTGCTGGTTTCCTGCTGGAGATCAACTATCTTGCCCCTCCTGAACTTCAGTTTCACTGCCGAAGAATTGTTATCATTAGAAAAACCTTTCTTACCTTTTCTCAATGTCTTTTTCTGATTTTTCCCAACAGTTTCTGCTTCTGCTCTATGCAATAGCTTTTTTCTGCTAGAGGTGTATTCACCCAATGCACTGTCTGCAGGCTTAACAactttctttttatcttcttcattagaCAACGAACGTGATTGTAAATGGGATGAAGACTTTGGTGATGCTTTCACTTTGGAAGTACGTAAAGTTTTCTCAGGAACCATTTCAGGGTTCAGTTTGTTTGTCCCATCTCTCCGCATCTTGTTCTGGTCCTTCATAGGAACCAGCAGTTTTAAGCTTTTATTGCTTCTTACCCTCAAGATCAAAGGTTTAACGGAGGTA is drawn from Capsicum annuum cultivar UCD-10X-F1 unplaced genomic scaffold, UCD10Xv1.1 ctg21982, whole genome shotgun sequence and contains these coding sequences:
- the LOC124890678 gene encoding uncharacterized protein LOC124890678, producing the protein MVEQNPSSPPSCLEGGIDEVTVVKQKSSASLVSMLGEGENVTVVEQKLSTPPGSMLVEGKKEAVVNQKPSAPPGSMLGQGKKLNVVDRRPSPKVHSLEPSEIKKKKILLPPKSVHSLKLDSSSDKMPETEKKMKSSSKILGGVDAGGKKDSIANYRKQIIMPNVFAEKSLKTPTLSSPPKSTSVKPLILRVRSNKSLKLLVPMKDQNKMRRDGTNKLNPEMVPEKTLRTSKVKASPKSSSHLQSRSLSNEEDKKKVVKPADSALGEYTSSRKKLLHRAEAETVGKNQKKTLRKGKKGFSNDNNSSAVKLKFRRGKIVDLQQETSSPRRLTFRWGRHVGESQDSNIRKRIFKKKRVDGDKSNTIPISGKIVLRHPDVQEKKDVQGLLNNVIEETASKLVETGKSKVKALVGAFETVISLHNKPSAVTVS